One window from the genome of Sulfodiicoccus acidiphilus encodes:
- a CDS encoding TRM11 family SAM-dependent methyltransferase, which translates to MNYARLRADNQFLALDELEALNGSPPLHHFNAVALYEGDPTVASKASFLKSSGLLLKISSDLDEALSSLRGICVSLDLDVVMGSRRDELSEVSRLSRSLSLSRRCRPADLIVSDGLFLVGLRSSSRDTKSLASHLRRPFVQSGIMNPELARALVNLSRPKRTVLDPFAGTGSLLIEAAWRGFRCVGIDAERNMLIKARANLEALDYQCLLLNGSATQIPLVHVEAIATDPPYGRSTKVWGTELRLLYQQFFLSASEVLKKGGFLSFSTDSKFDWTDDLVSTGLTPRRIHYVYSHRSLSRAIYVVEKK; encoded by the coding sequence ATGAACTACGCCAGACTAAGGGCTGACAACCAGTTTCTAGCGCTAGATGAACTAGAAGCCTTGAACGGATCCCCTCCTCTGCACCATTTTAATGCAGTTGCGCTATACGAAGGTGATCCCACAGTAGCCTCTAAGGCGTCCTTTCTCAAGTCCTCAGGACTCTTACTGAAGATTTCCTCAGATCTTGATGAGGCACTCTCGTCTCTGAGGGGGATTTGTGTCTCCTTGGACTTAGACGTCGTGATGGGGTCTAGGAGAGACGAGTTGAGTGAGGTCTCGAGACTCAGTAGGTCTTTGTCGCTTTCCCGTCGTTGTAGGCCGGCAGACCTAATTGTAAGTGATGGTCTCTTTCTGGTGGGCTTGAGGAGCTCCAGTAGAGACACCAAGAGCCTCGCCTCTCATCTCAGGAGGCCGTTCGTGCAGTCTGGAATAATGAATCCGGAGCTGGCGAGGGCCCTAGTTAACCTCTCTAGACCTAAACGGACGGTCCTCGATCCCTTCGCGGGTACAGGCTCATTGCTAATCGAGGCTGCATGGAGAGGCTTTCGATGTGTCGGAATTGATGCTGAGAGAAATATGCTAATTAAAGCTAGGGCTAACCTCGAGGCGCTGGACTACCAGTGTCTCCTGCTCAACGGTTCTGCTACTCAGATCCCATTGGTCCATGTCGAAGCTATAGCAACGGATCCTCCCTACGGGAGGTCGACCAAAGTGTGGGGCACAGAGCTGCGCTTACTCTATCAACAGTTTTTCCTGTCAGCTTCGGAGGTCTTGAAGAAAGGAGGATTCCTGTCCTTCTCGACCGACTCTAAGTTCGATTGGACCGACGATCTAGTCTCAACGGGTTTAACCCCTAGAAGGATACATTACGTTTATTCCCATAGAAGCCTATCCCGGGCTATTTATGTGGTGGAGAAGAAATGA
- a CDS encoding ribose-phosphate diphosphokinase: MIVLGGPAANGLDDGIARNLSVELVKVDHKVFPDGESYIRIPRAVEGEEVIVVQSTYNPQDKHIVELCLMLEALKDLKASKVTAVVPYLAYSRQDRRFKEGEALSSKTILNLIWRSGADALVVVEPHKPEALNYFRGDVRIVDPTPAIAYRLKGDLTHPFVLAPDRGALDRARRLASLLNASFAHVEKERNRDTGEVKIGEVPKEVHGKDVILIDDIVSTGSTMTKVASAATRGGARSITAVAIHFLSDQASIKRMQESGISRLVGTNTVPVSGINVVDLSEEIAKRL, from the coding sequence ATGATAGTCCTAGGAGGACCAGCGGCTAACGGATTGGACGATGGAATAGCTAGGAACCTGTCGGTAGAGCTCGTCAAAGTCGACCACAAGGTTTTTCCTGACGGAGAATCCTACATAAGGATCCCTAGGGCGGTCGAGGGCGAGGAGGTGATTGTGGTACAATCCACTTACAATCCTCAGGACAAACACATCGTAGAGCTCTGTCTCATGCTGGAAGCACTGAAGGACCTCAAGGCAAGCAAGGTAACGGCAGTCGTGCCCTACCTCGCCTACTCTAGGCAAGACAGACGTTTCAAGGAAGGGGAAGCTCTAAGTTCCAAGACCATCCTCAACTTAATATGGAGGAGCGGAGCCGATGCTCTTGTAGTGGTGGAGCCCCACAAGCCTGAAGCCCTGAATTACTTCAGGGGAGATGTGAGAATAGTGGATCCCACTCCAGCCATTGCCTATCGTCTTAAGGGCGATTTAACTCACCCGTTTGTTTTGGCACCAGACAGAGGAGCTTTGGACAGGGCTAGGAGACTGGCTTCTCTACTGAACGCTTCTTTTGCCCATGTGGAGAAGGAAAGGAACAGAGACACTGGAGAAGTGAAGATAGGTGAGGTACCTAAGGAAGTTCATGGTAAGGACGTGATATTGATAGACGACATAGTGAGTACAGGTTCCACAATGACCAAGGTGGCATCCGCGGCCACTCGGGGTGGCGCTAGAAGTATTACCGCTGTTGCTATACACTTCCTCTCAGATCAAGCTTCCATAAAGAGGATGCAGGAGAGCGGGATATCCAGACTGGTAGGCACAAACACGGTTCCAGTGAGCGGAATAAATGTTGTTGATTTATCGGAGGAGATAGCGAAGAGATTATGA
- a CDS encoding DNA polymerase sliding clamp, giving the protein MKAKVVDAPAFRRIIEGVAEFLDDVTFVVDKEGMRLRGVDGSRVALLDVELRPGFFQEYEVSEKEAIVTFKSEEVTAILRRVGKEDLLSVISNDKSVKLELEGEFFRMYELPSTTARVDKGPTINIQYPFRARLLSATFAELVEQFSDVGDTLTFRGAGRKLIGKGGGDMVDAQVELSLDNGLLLECEEGEGEGTYGTEYLSKVTKVAEASDVVNLMLGNNVPLKLSYELAGGGHFDVYIAPRTE; this is encoded by the coding sequence ATGAAAGCAAAGGTAGTAGATGCCCCGGCCTTCAGGAGAATAATCGAGGGTGTAGCTGAGTTCTTAGACGATGTGACTTTCGTAGTGGATAAAGAGGGCATGAGGCTAAGGGGTGTAGATGGCTCTAGAGTGGCTCTCCTGGACGTCGAGTTGCGTCCAGGGTTCTTTCAGGAATATGAAGTAAGTGAAAAAGAGGCAATTGTAACCTTCAAATCAGAGGAAGTTACGGCCATCCTAAGAAGGGTGGGAAAGGAGGACCTGCTGTCCGTAATTTCTAACGATAAATCAGTCAAGCTAGAGTTGGAAGGAGAGTTCTTCAGAATGTACGAGCTGCCCTCTACTACAGCGAGAGTGGATAAGGGGCCAACTATAAATATACAATATCCCTTCAGAGCAAGACTTCTCTCAGCTACATTCGCTGAATTGGTAGAACAGTTCTCAGATGTGGGAGACACATTAACATTCAGAGGTGCGGGTCGGAAACTGATAGGCAAAGGCGGTGGAGATATGGTGGATGCGCAGGTAGAGTTGAGCTTAGATAACGGTTTGCTTCTGGAGTGCGAGGAAGGAGAGGGAGAGGGAACTTATGGAACCGAGTACCTGTCCAAGGTTACAAAGGTGGCCGAGGCATCTGACGTGGTTAACTTGATGCTCGGAAACAACGTCCCGTTGAAACTAAGCTACGAATTGGCCGGAGGGGGACACTTCGACGTCTACATCGCCCCTAGGACAGAATAA
- a CDS encoding 50S ribosomal protein L44e, translated as MKVPKAMSTYCPKCKTHTEHEVTLYKSGKRRSLSEGQRRYNRKNLGYGSTRKPEQKRFAKTTKKQLLKLKCKKCGYTIYRLGIRLKKLEITEVAK; from the coding sequence ATGAAGGTTCCTAAAGCAATGTCAACGTACTGCCCCAAGTGTAAGACACATACGGAACATGAAGTCACCCTTTACAAATCTGGAAAAAGGAGAAGTTTATCGGAGGGACAAAGAAGATACAATAGAAAGAACCTCGGGTACGGAAGCACTAGGAAACCAGAACAAAAGAGGTTCGCCAAGACTACCAAGAAACAACTCCTAAAGCTGAAGTGCAAGAAGTGTGGCTATACCATTTATAGATTGGGCATAAGGTTAAAGAAACTAGAGATTACAGAGGTGGCTAAGTGA
- a CDS encoding 30S ribosomal protein S27e, with the protein MRKSKVLVPEPNSKFFRIKCGNCGNEQTVFSHSTFPVRCTSCGQQLTSSTGGKAKVLGEVTRVLA; encoded by the coding sequence ATGAGGAAGTCTAAAGTACTTGTACCAGAACCCAACAGCAAGTTCTTCAGGATCAAATGTGGAAACTGTGGAAACGAGCAAACAGTGTTCAGTCACAGTACCTTTCCTGTCAGATGCACGTCCTGTGGTCAGCAGCTAACCTCCTCGACTGGGGGAAAGGCAAAGGTTTTAGGGGAAGTAACTAGAGTACTTGCCTAA
- a CDS encoding translation initiation factor IF-2 subunit alpha, whose product MIKKRNKIPSVGDLVIGTVRDIFDYGSYLVLDEYSNVQAFLPWSEIASKWVRNVRNVIKEGEKKVVKVIRVDEKRGTVDVSLKKVTDDERKKKLLLWKKEQRADKILEIVAVKLGKTEDEAYEQVGWKLEDVYGTIMDGLEKGVKEGEEVLVKVGVPREWVKPLLDEASKHVEERKVKLSKVVSVRTTEKEGIEVIRKFLSTALDSEGNVRIYTIGAPRYKIEVTGVEPKEVNKELERILGELKEASKSAGVEFKVIE is encoded by the coding sequence ATGATAAAGAAGAGGAACAAAATACCCTCGGTTGGGGACTTGGTCATAGGAACGGTAAGGGACATATTCGACTATGGTAGTTATCTAGTTCTTGACGAATATAGCAATGTTCAGGCTTTCCTACCGTGGAGCGAGATAGCGAGCAAGTGGGTAAGGAACGTCAGGAACGTCATAAAGGAGGGTGAAAAGAAAGTGGTCAAGGTAATAAGAGTGGATGAAAAGAGAGGAACAGTAGATGTTTCGTTGAAGAAGGTGACAGATGACGAGAGGAAGAAAAAACTTCTCCTTTGGAAGAAGGAACAGAGAGCCGATAAGATCTTAGAGATCGTGGCAGTGAAGTTGGGGAAGACGGAGGACGAGGCTTACGAACAAGTAGGATGGAAACTAGAAGATGTATATGGTACCATAATGGATGGTCTAGAGAAGGGAGTAAAGGAAGGGGAGGAAGTTCTAGTTAAAGTCGGTGTGCCACGTGAGTGGGTAAAGCCTTTACTAGATGAGGCTAGTAAACATGTAGAGGAGAGGAAGGTAAAGTTATCGAAGGTTGTTAGTGTCAGAACCACGGAAAAGGAAGGAATAGAAGTGATAAGGAAGTTCCTGTCCACTGCGTTAGATAGCGAGGGTAATGTCAGGATATATACTATAGGAGCGCCACGCTACAAGATCGAAGTAACTGGGGTAGAACCTAAGGAGGTAAATAAAGAATTAGAGCGAATACTCGGAGAACTAAAGGAAGCTTCGAAGTCTGCTGGAGTTGAGTTCAAGGTGATCGAGTGA
- a CDS encoding nucleolar RNA-binding Nop10p family protein produces the protein MKCYNCGKYSLGEVCPNCGFKTRVCHPPRFSPVDKYVMERLKAKGIGC, from the coding sequence ATGAAGTGTTATAATTGTGGCAAATATTCCTTAGGGGAAGTATGTCCTAATTGTGGCTTCAAGACGCGAGTTTGTCATCCTCCCCGCTTCTCACCTGTCGATAAATACGTAATGGAAAGGCTGAAAGCTAAGGGAATCGGTTGTTGA
- a CDS encoding STT3 domain-containing protein, whose amino-acid sequence MQATKTARGILSRLSLTDALVVTGIVVISMLIRGLSAGYPLAINGFDSWYLFYNALLITHAGGNWYAVPPDVHAWYPWGYFIEKGDTIGLPFLVALVSMLLGNSANSVYTVTMYADIFLAGMGVVAAYLVGEALSGSKGGGYIAALLVAFSPALTSKNIVGGLPKSSWGGLLVLFTIYLMYVGSKKGKAWYGIPAGVVLFLAEITWGGNTYIIGTLAVAAILTVLLNRNNEVTAKLYTVAGVTTAFLTSLAPNSIGFMSGAAHGLGFLLVGVILYIDLYLKKHLPKEYIDATPLIMGALGVILVGLVLVGLVFSGKVDVIPTRYFAIINPFYQATVPIDKTVAEYIPQSVTSMIRSFGTSLLLLIPGVYFILRRGNLAELWLLALTVVSVYGTSEQPYLFNYTAYVLAATAGVGAGYIISTFYSNRTIRMSKALPAVFIALVAFSMAADAAVAVQQSNIPNAIVNSASPYPYPSYAWIDALDWINNHTPTDSVIFSWWDYGYWIQVVGNRTVIDENNTLNGTQIRLMADMFLNNESVAANILERNFHLYPYGNPNFTRPVYIVAYDTVTEYTASGSPQWYLGYPPSYGSPFVGYTTSFGDIAKMGAMMTIAGYPLSDFLNDTLIYSAINQTQAQFSNEPQVASFIESSIVQATSFAWTNRTYQALLPQMFIEALQAQGGTVIQPFSTRVLITSSQILVVGNPLPTVQLHYFQPVYIAMTPLVSSNGTPIGGPNYVSYVMVIIYQFVQPGYIAPVSE is encoded by the coding sequence GTGCAGGCTACTAAGACCGCGAGAGGCATCTTGTCTAGGTTAAGCTTGACTGATGCCCTAGTGGTAACTGGAATAGTGGTAATCTCCATGTTAATAAGGGGCCTATCTGCTGGATATCCTTTAGCTATAAACGGCTTTGATTCTTGGTATCTGTTCTACAATGCCCTCTTGATAACACACGCTGGTGGAAACTGGTACGCAGTACCTCCGGACGTGCATGCTTGGTATCCTTGGGGCTACTTCATAGAGAAGGGAGACACCATAGGTCTTCCTTTTCTAGTTGCGCTAGTATCTATGTTGCTTGGAAATAGTGCAAACTCGGTTTATACTGTGACTATGTATGCTGATATATTTCTGGCTGGTATGGGAGTCGTCGCTGCTTACTTGGTTGGGGAGGCCCTGAGCGGCAGCAAAGGAGGTGGGTACATCGCAGCCCTCTTGGTGGCCTTCTCTCCTGCGCTAACCAGTAAAAACATAGTTGGGGGCCTACCAAAGAGCTCGTGGGGAGGTCTACTAGTCCTCTTTACAATCTATTTGATGTACGTGGGTTCAAAGAAGGGGAAAGCTTGGTATGGAATACCCGCAGGTGTTGTACTTTTCTTGGCAGAGATTACTTGGGGAGGAAACACATACATCATAGGGACACTCGCAGTTGCAGCAATACTCACGGTGCTCCTCAACAGAAATAACGAAGTGACGGCCAAACTCTACACCGTCGCAGGTGTCACAACGGCTTTTCTAACCTCTTTGGCTCCAAACTCAATAGGTTTCATGTCTGGAGCAGCACATGGTCTAGGTTTCCTACTAGTGGGGGTAATATTATACATCGATTTATACTTAAAGAAACATTTGCCCAAGGAATATATAGACGCCACCCCGCTCATTATGGGGGCCCTTGGAGTGATTCTTGTAGGTCTGGTCTTGGTTGGGCTAGTCTTCTCTGGGAAGGTTGACGTTATACCTACAAGATACTTCGCAATAATTAACCCGTTCTATCAAGCTACAGTCCCAATAGATAAGACCGTGGCCGAATACATACCCCAGTCTGTCACTTCGATGATAAGGAGCTTCGGTACCTCACTCTTGCTGCTCATTCCAGGAGTCTATTTCATCTTAAGGAGAGGAAATCTGGCGGAACTATGGCTTTTGGCATTGACGGTCGTCAGTGTTTACGGTACTTCAGAGCAACCGTACCTCTTCAATTACACTGCTTACGTTCTGGCGGCTACCGCAGGAGTTGGAGCTGGCTATATAATATCCACGTTCTATAGCAATAGAACCATAAGGATGTCTAAGGCATTGCCTGCAGTTTTCATAGCGTTGGTAGCCTTCTCAATGGCCGCGGATGCGGCCGTCGCAGTGCAGCAGAGCAACATCCCCAACGCCATAGTTAATTCTGCCTCTCCGTACCCTTATCCATCCTACGCGTGGATAGACGCATTAGACTGGATAAACAATCACACTCCGACAGATTCGGTGATCTTTTCGTGGTGGGACTATGGTTACTGGATTCAAGTTGTGGGAAATCGAACTGTGATCGACGAGAATAATACACTTAATGGCACACAGATACGACTAATGGCAGACATGTTCCTCAATAACGAATCTGTAGCTGCTAACATATTAGAAAGGAATTTCCACCTTTATCCCTACGGAAATCCCAACTTTACCAGACCAGTTTACATAGTGGCTTATGACACCGTAACTGAGTACACTGCTAGCGGGAGTCCGCAATGGTACCTCGGTTATCCACCTTCCTATGGAAGTCCATTCGTTGGGTATACTACTTCCTTTGGGGACATAGCAAAGATGGGAGCTATGATGACCATAGCTGGATATCCTCTTTCCGACTTCCTGAATGACACTCTAATCTACTCTGCAATAAATCAAACTCAAGCCCAATTCAGCAACGAACCTCAGGTGGCTTCCTTCATAGAGAGCTCCATAGTGCAGGCTACTAGCTTCGCCTGGACCAACAGGACATATCAGGCTTTACTGCCTCAGATGTTCATAGAGGCGCTTCAAGCTCAAGGCGGTACAGTTATACAACCCTTCTCTACTCGAGTCCTAATTACGAGTAGTCAGATCTTAGTGGTAGGAAATCCACTTCCGACTGTCCAACTTCACTACTTCCAACCTGTGTATATAGCAATGACTCCATTGGTGTCCTCTAATGGCACACCTATCGGTGGTCCTAACTATGTTAGTTATGTCATGGTAATTATATATCAGTTTGTTCAACCTGGATATATTGCTCCAGTTTCAGAATAA
- a CDS encoding N-glycosylase/DNA lyase — MLRGVLRNAELRAKVLERAEEFRLNNKAGETRWFKELVLCILTANSSFESAYRSLQEAWETILDGSEKEVSLALKESGYRFPNLKARYIVGARGKLGKLKRWIKPIADRDQFRAREELLVIDGIGMKEASHFLRNVGYFDLAIIDRHILHFLRRAGAANETKITPRNYWYLEGVVRSISSAVLMPPGLLDLYLWYLETSTILK, encoded by the coding sequence ATGCTAAGAGGAGTTCTAAGAAACGCAGAGCTAAGGGCAAAAGTGCTAGAAAGGGCAGAAGAGTTTAGGCTCAATAATAAAGCAGGAGAGACCAGGTGGTTTAAAGAACTGGTTTTGTGTATCTTGACCGCCAACTCATCCTTCGAATCTGCGTATAGGAGTTTACAGGAAGCGTGGGAGACAATTCTAGATGGTTCAGAGAAGGAAGTAAGCCTTGCCCTAAAAGAGAGTGGCTATCGATTTCCTAACCTCAAGGCCAGATATATCGTGGGGGCAAGGGGTAAACTAGGAAAACTGAAACGCTGGATTAAGCCAATAGCTGATAGAGATCAGTTTAGGGCGAGAGAAGAGCTGCTTGTGATCGACGGGATCGGTATGAAAGAAGCAAGTCATTTTTTGAGGAACGTTGGCTACTTCGATTTAGCGATAATAGATAGACATATTCTCCATTTTTTAAGAAGAGCAGGCGCAGCAAACGAGACAAAGATAACACCGAGAAACTACTGGTATCTTGAAGGAGTAGTGAGGTCGATTTCGTCGGCTGTCTTAATGCCACCTGGTTTACTAGATCTATATTTATGGTACCTAGAAACTTCAACCATCTTGAAGTGA